CCGGCACGGGCCGGCTACCCGATCATGGCGTTCGTCTGGCTGCAGATCGCGCAGGGCCGGCTGGCCGAGGCCGTGCAGGCGCTGAACGGCGTCCCGCAGATCCTGGAGGTCCACGGTACGAGCGGACAGCACGACCTGCTCTGCCGGGTGGTGGCGAGGAGTACGGAGCACCTGCAGGAGATCATCGCCCATGTCCTCACGTCGCCGGCCATCCAGCGGACGGACACCACGATCGCCCTCTCGACCCAGATCCCGTACCGCATCGAGCCGCTCTTGACAGCGGACTGACGGCTGCCTTCCGGGCATACGAAAAAGGGGCCCCACCCGAAGGTGAGACCCCCTAATCAAAAAATTGTCCGGCGGTGACCTACTCTCCCACACCCTCCCGAGTGCAGTACCATCGGCGCTGAGAAGCTTAACTTCCGGGTTCGGAATGTAACCGGGTGTTTCCTTCCCGCCA
This Nonomuraea muscovyensis DNA region includes the following protein-coding sequences:
- a CDS encoding Lrp/AsnC family transcriptional regulator, with protein sequence MDDLDARLLVTMRAHPRIGLTELARLLGVARGTVQARVEKLTARGVIEDFGPTVSPARAGYPIMAFVWLQIAQGRLAEAVQALNGVPQILEVHGTSGQHDLLCRVVARSTEHLQEIIAHVLTSPAIQRTDTTIALSTQIPYRIEPLLTAD